In a genomic window of Anoxybacter fermentans:
- the selA gene encoding L-seryl-tRNA(Sec) selenium transferase, with translation MKQEYLRKIPAVNRLLQTTEIQNILTEYPHDLVVDLINQVLDKKRRDILEETTDPEKLDLSIEGLAREAKEAILAYMAPRLKKVINATGTVLHTNLGRAVLSEKAADALAQIARTYSNLEYDLKEGKRGSRYTLVTDLLCRLTGAEDALVVNNNAAAVLLVLSTLAKGKEVIISRGELVEIGGSFRMHEVMKISGCTLVEVGSTNKTHLYDYENAITSETGLLVKVHTSNYQIVGFSKSVENKELVELAHKYQIPVFEDLGSGVLINLEKYGIAHEPTVQEAVSHGVDLVSFSGDKLLGGPQAGIIVGKKEYIQRLKRNHLLRALRVDKFTLAALEVTLKHYLREEEAMNEIPTLRMLKLTADVIKKRVEKFAQRLKETLNEVEIRVVEGRSMVGGGSLPLEEIPTWLVGVKFNRISTTDAEIQLRQGEVPVICRIQDDELLFDLRTVFPDQEDEILEALLKVNR, from the coding sequence GTGAAACAGGAGTATTTACGAAAAATTCCGGCGGTAAATCGTCTGTTACAGACGACAGAGATACAAAATATTCTGACTGAATATCCCCATGATTTGGTGGTTGATCTTATAAATCAGGTTTTAGATAAGAAAAGAAGGGATATTTTAGAAGAAACTACTGATCCAGAAAAACTTGATCTTTCGATAGAGGGGCTAGCCAGAGAAGCTAAAGAAGCTATTCTTGCTTATATGGCTCCCCGTTTAAAAAAGGTTATTAATGCCACTGGTACAGTTCTCCATACTAATCTGGGGAGAGCGGTTTTGAGTGAAAAGGCTGCAGATGCGCTGGCCCAGATTGCAAGGACATATTCCAACTTAGAATATGACTTAAAAGAAGGGAAAAGGGGTAGCCGTTATACACTGGTAACTGATCTTCTCTGCCGTTTGACCGGTGCTGAAGATGCCCTTGTTGTTAATAATAACGCAGCAGCTGTTCTTTTGGTGCTGAGTACTCTTGCTAAGGGTAAAGAAGTGATTATTTCCCGCGGTGAATTGGTGGAGATTGGTGGATCATTTAGAATGCACGAAGTTATGAAAATCAGCGGCTGTACTCTGGTAGAGGTAGGTTCAACTAATAAAACACATTTATATGATTATGAAAATGCCATCACTTCTGAGACCGGACTTTTAGTCAAAGTACATACCAGCAATTATCAAATTGTAGGTTTCAGTAAGTCAGTAGAAAATAAGGAACTGGTGGAACTGGCACATAAGTATCAAATTCCCGTTTTTGAAGATCTGGGTAGTGGAGTTTTGATTAATCTAGAAAAATATGGAATTGCCCATGAGCCGACAGTACAGGAAGCCGTCTCTCATGGAGTTGATCTGGTTTCTTTTAGTGGAGATAAGCTTCTGGGGGGACCCCAGGCAGGGATTATTGTTGGAAAAAAAGAATACATTCAGCGTTTAAAACGGAATCATTTGCTCCGTGCTCTCAGGGTTGATAAATTTACTCTGGCAGCTTTAGAGGTAACCCTCAAGCATTATTTAAGAGAGGAAGAGGCGATGAATGAGATACCCACATTAAGAATGCTTAAACTAACTGCTGATGTAATTAAAAAACGAGTAGAAAAATTTGCTCAACGTTTAAAGGAGACACTTAATGAGGTAGAAATTCGAGTCGTTGAAGGACGATCTATGGTGGGAGGGGGAAGTCTTCCTTTAGAAGAAATTCCTACCTGGCTTGTTGGGGTTAAATTTAATAGAATTTCTACTACTGATGCCGAAATTCAGCTTCGACAGGGGGAAGTACCGGTTATTTGCCGGATTCAGGATGATGAACTGCTCTTTGATTTGAGAACAGTTTTTCCTGATCAGGAAGATGAGATTCTTGAGGCTTTGCTTAAAGTAAATAGGTGA
- the selD gene encoding selenide, water dikinase SelD, which produces MTIDEKIRLTSYSTKAGUGCKLGPETLAQVLCQLPQLPVDKRLIVGPDTADDAGVFILNEEMALIQTLDYFTPIVDDPYTFGQIAAANALSDVYAMGGYPITALNIVGFSPKKLPLEVLAQILAGGADKVAEAGACIAGGHTIDDPEPKYGLSVAGLVHPKKVLTNAGAKVGDKLVLTKPLGIGIITTAIKKGLASDDVIEEAVEVMTTLNKDSAEAMQEVGVNACTDITGFGLLGHAYEMAKASDVGIRIYKDKVPVLPATYEYALQNVFPGGTRANLKYLADKVEFAEGISEMEQLILSDAITSGGLLISVPEERVEELITALKARKGVITTAIIGDVVAEHPQKLKVEV; this is translated from the coding sequence ATGACTATTGATGAAAAGATTCGGTTAACAAGTTATTCTACTAAAGCTGGTTGAGGCTGTAAATTGGGTCCTGAGACCCTGGCACAGGTTCTGTGCCAATTACCCCAATTACCTGTAGATAAACGGTTGATTGTTGGCCCAGATACTGCTGATGATGCAGGAGTTTTTATCTTAAATGAAGAGATGGCTTTGATTCAAACATTGGACTATTTTACTCCCATTGTTGATGACCCTTATACCTTTGGACAGATTGCAGCGGCTAACGCTTTAAGTGATGTTTACGCAATGGGAGGTTATCCTATCACTGCCTTGAATATTGTTGGGTTCTCTCCGAAAAAACTCCCTCTGGAAGTGTTGGCTCAGATTTTGGCTGGGGGAGCTGATAAAGTGGCAGAAGCGGGGGCCTGTATTGCTGGTGGACACACTATAGATGACCCGGAACCCAAATATGGTCTTTCAGTAGCGGGTTTAGTACATCCCAAAAAAGTTTTAACTAATGCCGGGGCCAAGGTTGGTGATAAACTGGTTTTAACTAAACCTCTCGGAATTGGTATTATAACAACAGCCATCAAAAAGGGGCTGGCTTCAGATGATGTAATTGAAGAAGCAGTTGAGGTTATGACTACTTTAAATAAAGATTCTGCAGAGGCGATGCAGGAAGTGGGTGTCAATGCTTGTACAGATATTACAGGTTTTGGTCTATTAGGTCATGCCTATGAAATGGCAAAGGCCAGCGATGTTGGGATTCGGATCTATAAAGATAAGGTTCCTGTACTTCCAGCTACTTATGAATATGCTCTTCAGAATGTTTTCCCTGGTGGGACCCGTGCTAATTTAAAATATCTTGCTGATAAGGTGGAATTTGCAGAAGGAATCAGTGAGATGGAACAGCTAATTTTGAGTGATGCCATAACTTCTGGTGGTCTTCTCATCTCTGTACCGGAAGAACGGGTTGAAGAATTGATTACGGCACTT